One region of Flavobacterium sp. GSB-24 genomic DNA includes:
- a CDS encoding MOSC N-terminal beta barrel domain-containing protein, which produces MSVVYSVKEIYIYPIKSLAGISCKSAFAEEMGFENDRRWMLIDAENQMLTQREHRIMSQFYPQISDGKICITFQDQKHEFSIDEHLENSLEVNVWDDKSEVVEVNYETSKWFSQHLGFECKLVKIIKNGDRKHESSRLKETFNVSLADGYPYLLIGTKSLDFLNEKLEDKITVLRFRPNIVISSENPHEEDDFKTFTIGEVQFKNIKPCGRCIMVNNDPQNGRLKKEPLKTLSKYRNVDNSVLFGTNIVSLNNGIISVGDEVVF; this is translated from the coding sequence ATGAGTGTCGTTTATAGTGTAAAAGAAATTTATATTTATCCGATAAAAAGTCTGGCAGGAATAAGCTGTAAGTCTGCTTTTGCAGAAGAAATGGGATTTGAAAATGACCGCCGATGGATGCTAATCGATGCCGAAAATCAAATGCTAACGCAAAGAGAGCATCGCATTATGAGCCAGTTTTACCCGCAAATTTCAGATGGCAAAATTTGCATTACTTTTCAAGATCAAAAACATGAATTTTCTATTGATGAGCATTTGGAAAATTCGTTGGAAGTAAATGTTTGGGATGATAAAAGCGAAGTTGTTGAAGTAAATTACGAAACTTCAAAATGGTTCAGCCAGCATTTGGGATTTGAATGTAAATTGGTAAAAATTATAAAAAATGGAGACCGCAAACATGAAAGCTCCAGACTAAAAGAAACCTTCAATGTAAGTCTTGCCGATGGGTATCCATATTTGTTAATTGGGACAAAGAGTTTAGATTTCTTAAATGAAAAACTAGAAGATAAAATTACTGTTTTGAGATTTCGTCCCAATATTGTAATAAGTAGTGAAAATCCTCATGAAGAAGATGATTTTAAGACTTTTACCATTGGAGAAGTTCAGTTTAAAAACATAAAACCTTGCGGCAGATGTATTATGGTTAACAATGATCCTCAAAATGGACGTTTGAAAAAAGAGCCTCTCAAGACTTTAAGCAAATACAGAAATGTAGACAATTCAGTTTTATTTGGAACTAATATTGTGAGTTTAAATAACGGAATTATTAGTGTTGGCGATGAGGTTGTATTTTAG